One window of the Lactococcus lactis genome contains the following:
- the rpsA gene encoding 30S ribosomal protein S1, whose translation MNEFETLLNSVEDVKVRDVVKGEILSVENGQATVAIVGTGVEGVLTLREITNDKDADINTFVKPGDVLDLLVIKQIVGKEAEGANVYLLSLKRLEARKAWTQLEGKEGEIVTVKVTKDVKGGLSVDYNGVRGFIPASMIDTYFVKDTKKFVGEEIEAKIIEVNASENRFILSRRAVVEAEAIEMRKEAFAQLQEGDIVEGTVSRVTNFGAFVDLGGIDGLVHVSELSHSRIKRPSDAVKPGDVVNVKILKLDPEAGRLSLSLKATQPGPWEQVEEKAPVGSTVEGTVKRLTDFGAFVELYPGVEGLVHVSQISWERVENPKDVLKVGQVVNVKVLDVKPAEERISLSIKALEEAPARPARNNDNDGEKRDRKPRAPRKAAKPSYDLPETQEGFSLADFLGEDFDINDL comes from the coding sequence ATGAACGAATTTGAAACATTATTAAACAGCGTTGAAGACGTTAAAGTACGTGACGTCGTTAAGGGTGAAATCCTTTCAGTTGAAAACGGGCAAGCAACTGTTGCCATCGTAGGAACTGGTGTTGAGGGTGTCCTTACACTTCGCGAAATCACTAACGATAAAGATGCTGATATCAATACATTCGTTAAACCTGGAGATGTTCTTGATTTGCTTGTTATCAAACAAATCGTTGGTAAAGAAGCCGAAGGTGCAAACGTATATCTCCTTTCATTGAAACGTCTTGAAGCTCGTAAAGCTTGGACTCAATTGGAAGGCAAAGAAGGCGAAATCGTAACAGTTAAAGTTACTAAAGACGTTAAAGGCGGACTTTCAGTAGACTATAACGGTGTTCGTGGATTTATCCCTGCATCTATGATTGACACTTACTTTGTTAAAGATACTAAGAAATTTGTTGGCGAAGAAATCGAAGCTAAAATTATCGAAGTTAACGCTTCAGAAAACCGCTTCATCCTTAGCCGTCGTGCAGTTGTTGAAGCTGAAGCAATCGAAATGCGTAAAGAAGCTTTTGCACAACTTCAAGAAGGCGATATCGTTGAAGGTACAGTTTCACGCGTAACTAACTTCGGTGCATTCGTTGACCTTGGTGGTATCGACGGATTGGTTCACGTTTCTGAACTTTCACATAGCCGTATCAAACGTCCATCAGACGCAGTAAAACCTGGCGATGTTGTTAACGTTAAGATTTTGAAACTCGACCCAGAAGCTGGACGTCTTTCACTTTCACTTAAAGCTACACAACCTGGACCATGGGAACAAGTTGAAGAAAAAGCACCAGTTGGATCAACTGTTGAAGGAACTGTTAAACGTTTGACAGACTTCGGTGCCTTTGTTGAACTTTATCCAGGTGTTGAAGGACTTGTTCACGTTTCACAAATTTCATGGGAACGTGTTGAAAATCCAAAAGATGTTCTTAAAGTTGGTCAAGTTGTGAACGTAAAAGTTCTTGACGTGAAACCTGCTGAAGAACGTATCTCACTTTCAATCAAAGCGCTTGAAGAAGCTCCAGCTCGTCCAGCTCGTAACAACGACAACGACGGTGAAAAACGTGATCGCAAACCACGCGCACCACGTAAAGCAGCTAAACCTTCATACGATTTGCCTGAAACACAAGAAGGCTTCTCACTTGCTGATTTCCTCGGTGAAGACTTCGATATTAACGATTTGTAA
- the mnmA gene encoding tRNA 2-thiouridine(34) synthase MnmA, with translation MSGKSPAQTRVVVGMSGGVDSSVTALLLKEQGYDVIGVFMKNWDDTDENGVCTATEDYKDVAAVADQIGVPYYSVNFEKEYWDRVFEYFLAEYRAGRTPNPDVMCNKEIKFKAFLDYAMELGADYVATGHYAQVRTDENGIVHMLRGVDNNKDQTYFLSQLTQEQLKKTMFPLGHLEKPEVRKIAEKAGLATAKKKDSTGICFIGEKNFKKFLGEYLPAQPGKMMTLDGIEMGNHAGLMYYTIGQRGGLGIGGQHGQLTSDPWFVVGKDLTTNTLYVGQGFHHEHLYSTSLDASDLSFTREMPETFVLHCTAKFRYRQEDTGVTIHVNGDKVTVDFDEPVRAITPGQAVVFYDGEECLGGAMIDVAYKAQKVMQYQ, from the coding sequence ATGTCTGGTAAGAGTCCAGCACAAACACGTGTCGTTGTCGGAATGTCCGGTGGTGTCGATAGCTCAGTCACAGCTTTGCTTCTTAAAGAACAAGGTTATGATGTTATTGGTGTCTTCATGAAAAACTGGGATGATACCGACGAAAATGGTGTCTGTACAGCCACTGAAGACTACAAAGATGTAGCTGCAGTAGCTGATCAAATTGGCGTTCCTTATTACTCAGTCAATTTTGAAAAAGAATACTGGGACCGTGTTTTTGAATACTTCCTCGCTGAATATCGCGCTGGACGTACCCCAAATCCTGATGTCATGTGTAATAAGGAAATTAAATTTAAAGCTTTCCTAGATTATGCTATGGAATTAGGAGCAGACTACGTCGCAACAGGTCATTATGCCCAAGTTCGTACAGATGAAAATGGTATCGTTCATATGTTACGTGGTGTGGACAACAACAAAGACCAAACTTATTTCTTAAGTCAATTGACCCAAGAACAACTCAAGAAAACAATGTTCCCATTGGGACATTTGGAAAAGCCTGAAGTACGGAAGATTGCTGAAAAAGCGGGACTTGCAACTGCTAAGAAGAAAGATTCAACAGGAATCTGCTTCATTGGTGAAAAGAATTTCAAAAAGTTCCTTGGAGAATATTTACCAGCTCAACCAGGTAAAATGATGACACTTGACGGTATCGAAATGGGAAATCACGCCGGTTTGATGTATTATACAATCGGTCAACGTGGTGGTCTTGGTATCGGTGGACAACACGGTCAATTAACAAGTGACCCATGGTTTGTTGTTGGTAAAGACTTAACTACTAATACCCTTTATGTTGGACAAGGTTTCCATCATGAACACCTTTATTCAACAAGTCTTGACGCAAGCGATTTGAGCTTTACCAGAGAAATGCCAGAAACTTTTGTCCTTCACTGTACAGCAAAATTCCGTTATCGCCAAGAAGATACAGGAGTAACTATTCACGTTAATGGTGATAAAGTAACCGTTGATTTCGACGAACCTGTTCGAGCAATTACTCCCGGACAAGCTGTTGTTTTCTATGATGGAGAAGAATGTCTTGGTGGTGCGATGATTGACGTAGCCTACAAAGCACAAAAAGTAATGCAATATCAATAA